A region of Methanobrevibacter sp. DNA encodes the following proteins:
- the cfbA gene encoding sirohydrochlorin nickelochelatase: protein MSDKKTGVLLLSHGSRLDDGEEVIKAYKEMYEKEFPEYPVEYGFMEIRKPGIPETINKLTSENDLEKIIVVPVFVAHGLHTKRDIPGLLGIESDFDAEAVSGHHHHHHDHGHDHDHGHSHGHHHHHHDHDDEEFEFDGEIVLTEPLGIDKRLYEIIKDRVSEHL, encoded by the coding sequence ATGTCTGATAAGAAAACAGGAGTTTTACTTTTAAGCCACGGTTCCAGATTGGATGATGGTGAAGAAGTAATTAAAGCTTATAAAGAAATGTATGAAAAGGAATTTCCAGAATATCCTGTAGAATACGGATTCATGGAAATCAGAAAACCAGGTATTCCTGAAACAATTAACAAATTAACAAGTGAAAATGATTTGGAAAAAATCATTGTAGTGCCAGTATTCGTGGCACATGGTCTTCACACAAAAAGGGACATTCCGGGATTACTTGGTATAGAAAGCGATTTTGATGCTGAAGCAGTATCTGGTCATCATCACCACCATCATGACCACGGACACGACCATGATCATGGACACAGTCACGGACATCATCACCACCATCATGACCATGATGATGAAGAGTTTGAATTCGATGGTGAAATCGTTTTAACCGAACCGTTAGGAATCGATAAAAGATTGTATGAAATCATTAAAGATAGAGTTTCAGAACACTTATAG